The proteins below come from a single Dermatophilaceae bacterium Soc4.6 genomic window:
- a CDS encoding 3-hydroxyacyl-CoA dehydrogenase NAD-binding domain-containing protein, whose protein sequence is MTATATAPGTTTGTPPVTPTAAFPQEVVTHTPVRDITLPRGAGTMALVTLDNGFDHAVPNTFGPATISGLEATVRHLAARAQAGEIQAVGFTGKPFIFAVGADLKAVAGATSREQALEVAHAGHTAYGAITDLPVPTFAFVNGAAMGGGVEIALACDYRTISAGVPAIALPECFLGLLPGWGGCYLLPRLVGPANALQVIIDNPLSMNRMLKGPQAFALGLGDAMFEAADFLEESLGWAAGVVAGATTVQRPDHTADQAAWDAAVAAARQTVQAKTGGVAPAPLRAIDLVAAARTASRDEAFAAEDEALADLVMGDELRAGLYAFDLVQRRAKRPAGAPDKALAAKVGKVGIVGAGLMASQLALLFVQRLKVPVVITDLDQARVDKGVAWVGGELEKLAAKGRLSPDAHNRLRALVSGSTSKDGFADADVVIEAVFEEMSVKKAVFAQLEEVVPDTCVLMTNTSSLSITAMAADLRHPERVVGFHFFNPVAVMPLVEIVRGEQTSDAALATAFATGKALRKTCILVSDSPSFIVNRLLGRFMGEVAKVVDEGTPLEVADAAFAGLAPMPPFVLLGLVGPAIALHNNETLAAAFPDRFYVSEGLRRVVAAGKTGFYSYATGVPVVDEEVRAMLPAPEHPVELSTEQVRERVLSVLADESRRMLDEGVVAAPMDLDLAMITGAGFQFWNGGLTPLLDRTGVAEKVTGQRFLPAGAASVPV, encoded by the coding sequence ATGACCGCGACCGCCACAGCCCCGGGCACGACCACCGGCACCCCGCCCGTGACGCCGACCGCCGCCTTCCCCCAGGAGGTCGTCACCCACACCCCCGTGCGCGACATCACCCTCCCGCGCGGCGCCGGCACCATGGCGCTGGTCACGCTCGACAACGGCTTCGACCACGCCGTGCCCAACACCTTCGGCCCGGCGACCATTTCCGGGCTCGAGGCGACGGTGCGCCACCTCGCCGCCCGCGCGCAGGCCGGTGAGATCCAGGCCGTCGGCTTCACCGGCAAGCCATTCATCTTCGCCGTCGGCGCCGACCTCAAGGCGGTCGCGGGGGCGACCTCCCGCGAGCAGGCGCTCGAGGTCGCGCACGCCGGCCACACGGCATACGGCGCGATCACGGACCTGCCGGTGCCCACCTTCGCCTTCGTCAACGGTGCCGCCATGGGCGGCGGCGTCGAGATCGCCCTGGCCTGCGACTACCGCACGATCTCGGCCGGTGTGCCCGCGATCGCGCTGCCGGAGTGCTTCCTCGGGCTGCTGCCCGGGTGGGGCGGCTGCTACCTGCTGCCGCGCCTGGTCGGGCCGGCCAACGCCCTGCAGGTCATCATCGACAACCCGCTGTCGATGAACAGGATGCTCAAGGGCCCGCAGGCGTTCGCCCTCGGCCTGGGGGACGCGATGTTCGAGGCCGCCGACTTCCTCGAGGAGTCGCTGGGGTGGGCCGCCGGCGTCGTCGCCGGGGCCACCACCGTGCAGCGGCCCGACCACACGGCCGACCAGGCCGCCTGGGACGCCGCCGTGGCCGCCGCCCGCCAGACCGTGCAGGCCAAGACCGGCGGCGTCGCGCCGGCGCCGCTGCGGGCGATCGACCTCGTCGCCGCGGCGCGCACGGCGAGTCGCGACGAGGCCTTCGCGGCTGAGGACGAGGCCCTCGCCGACCTCGTCATGGGGGACGAGCTGCGGGCCGGGCTGTATGCCTTCGACCTCGTGCAACGCCGGGCCAAGCGCCCCGCCGGCGCCCCCGACAAGGCCCTCGCGGCGAAGGTCGGCAAGGTCGGCATCGTCGGCGCCGGTCTGATGGCCAGCCAGCTGGCGCTGCTCTTCGTGCAGCGCCTCAAGGTGCCGGTCGTCATCACCGACCTCGACCAGGCGCGCGTGGACAAGGGTGTCGCCTGGGTGGGCGGCGAGCTGGAGAAGCTCGCGGCCAAGGGCCGGCTGAGCCCCGACGCCCACAACCGGCTGCGGGCGCTCGTGTCGGGCTCGACGAGCAAGGACGGCTTCGCCGACGCCGACGTCGTCATCGAGGCGGTCTTCGAGGAGATGTCGGTCAAGAAGGCTGTCTTCGCCCAGCTCGAGGAGGTCGTCCCCGACACCTGCGTGCTGATGACCAACACGAGCTCGCTGTCGATCACGGCGATGGCCGCTGACCTGCGCCACCCCGAGCGGGTGGTCGGCTTCCACTTCTTCAACCCGGTCGCGGTCATGCCGCTGGTCGAGATCGTCAGGGGCGAGCAGACCTCCGACGCCGCCCTGGCCACCGCCTTCGCCACCGGCAAGGCGCTGCGCAAGACCTGCATCCTCGTCTCCGACTCGCCGTCCTTCATCGTCAACCGGCTGCTGGGCCGCTTCATGGGCGAGGTCGCCAAGGTCGTCGACGAGGGCACGCCGCTCGAGGTCGCCGACGCGGCATTCGCCGGCCTCGCCCCGATGCCGCCCTTCGTGCTGCTCGGTCTCGTCGGCCCGGCGATCGCCCTGCACAACAACGAGACGCTGGCCGCGGCCTTCCCCGACCGCTTCTACGTCTCCGAGGGTCTGCGGCGGGTCGTCGCGGCGGGCAAGACCGGCTTCTACTCCTACGCCACCGGTGTGCCGGTGGTGGACGAGGAGGTGCGGGCCATGCTGCCTGCGCCAGAGCACCCGGTCGAGCTGAGCACCGAGCAGGTGCGCGAGCGGGTGCTGTCGGTGCTCGCCGACGAGTCGCGCCGCATGCTCGACGAGGGGGTCGTCGCCGCGCCGATGGATCTCGACCTGGCCATGATCACCGGCGCCGGCTTCCAGTTCTGGAACGGCGGGCTCACGCCGCTGCTCGACCGCACCGGCGTCGCCGAGAAGGTCACCGGGCAGCGGTTCCTGCCGGCCGGCGCGGCGAGCGTGCCCGTCTGA
- a CDS encoding HRDC domain-containing protein, translating into MSDDSGTPAASPDDGPTPVAADVDTDPRTTEEPEEPAQPERELVPLLAPADGVPDVVTEERELLEAAEAMARGTGPVAIDAERASGHRYGQRAYLVQLRREGSGTLLIDPAALPDLSPLGEAIGDAEWVLHAATQDLACLAEIGLRPQRLFDTELGARLVGLPRVGLGAAVEHYLGLSLAKEHSAVDWSTRPLPEPWLRYAALDVEVLVQLRDCIAADLEAQGKLGWAQEEFHALLDFAGPAVRVDPWRRTSGMHKVRKRRTVAIVRELWEARERLAQQRDTSPGRVLNDAVLVDLALLAPTTPTDLEPKELRLARRNPRPWLEAVRKGLAVPEGQLPPLTLPATGPPPQRSWADRDPLAAARLTQARDELGVFAEEHAVPLENLLTPDTLRRVLWSPPARLDEAGIAAALTAYGARPWQVAVAAPVIARACAAHVGEGLADPASLPHAVDRAGR; encoded by the coding sequence ATGAGCGACGACTCGGGGACCCCAGCCGCGTCGCCGGACGACGGGCCCACCCCCGTCGCAGCCGACGTCGACACCGACCCCCGCACCACCGAGGAGCCCGAGGAGCCCGCGCAGCCCGAGCGCGAGCTGGTGCCACTGCTGGCCCCCGCCGACGGGGTGCCCGACGTGGTCACGGAGGAGCGGGAGCTGCTCGAGGCAGCCGAGGCGATGGCCAGGGGCACCGGGCCCGTCGCCATCGACGCCGAGCGCGCATCCGGTCACCGCTACGGCCAGCGCGCCTACCTCGTGCAGCTGCGCCGCGAAGGGTCGGGCACCTTGCTGATCGACCCGGCTGCCCTGCCCGACCTGAGCCCGCTGGGCGAGGCCATCGGTGACGCCGAGTGGGTCCTGCACGCCGCCACCCAGGACCTGGCCTGCCTCGCCGAGATCGGCCTGCGCCCTCAGCGCCTCTTCGACACCGAGCTCGGCGCCCGCCTGGTGGGCCTGCCGCGGGTGGGCCTCGGCGCCGCCGTCGAGCACTACCTGGGCCTGTCGCTGGCCAAGGAGCACTCCGCCGTCGACTGGTCGACGCGCCCGCTGCCCGAGCCCTGGCTGCGGTATGCCGCGCTCGACGTCGAGGTGCTCGTGCAGCTGCGCGACTGCATCGCCGCCGACCTCGAGGCGCAGGGCAAGCTCGGGTGGGCGCAGGAGGAGTTCCACGCCCTGCTCGACTTCGCCGGCCCCGCTGTGCGCGTCGACCCGTGGCGGCGCACGTCGGGCATGCACAAGGTGCGCAAGCGACGCACCGTCGCCATCGTGCGCGAGCTGTGGGAGGCCCGCGAACGTCTCGCCCAGCAGCGCGACACCTCACCCGGGCGCGTGCTCAACGACGCCGTGCTCGTCGACCTCGCCCTGCTCGCCCCCACGACCCCGACCGACCTCGAGCCCAAGGAGCTGCGCCTGGCCCGCCGCAACCCCCGCCCGTGGCTCGAGGCCGTGCGCAAGGGGCTGGCCGTGCCCGAGGGGCAGCTGCCCCCGCTGACGCTGCCCGCGACCGGGCCACCGCCCCAGCGCTCGTGGGCCGACCGCGACCCGCTCGCGGCCGCGCGACTGACCCAGGCCCGCGACGAGCTGGGGGTCTTCGCCGAGGAGCACGCGGTGCCCCTGGAGAACCTCCTCACCCCCGACACGCTGCGGCGGGTGCTCTGGTCGCCACCCGCGCGGCTCGACGAGGCTGGCATCGCCGCCGCGCTCACGGCCTACGGCGCCCGGCCCTGGCAGGTCGCGGTCGCCGCACCGGTCATCGCTCGCGCCTGCGCCGCGCACGTCGGTGAGGGGCTGGCCGACCCGGCCTCCCTCCCCCACGCTGTCGACCGGGCTGGGAGGTGA
- a CDS encoding RNA-binding S4 domain-containing protein — protein MRDVMVTAGIRLGQFLKVADAVQAGGEVKAMLADGLVSVNDQPELRRGRQLADGDVVTVSGQSLRVSMVTGE, from the coding sequence GTGCGCGACGTGATGGTGACCGCGGGGATCCGCCTGGGCCAGTTCCTCAAGGTGGCGGACGCCGTGCAGGCCGGCGGCGAGGTGAAGGCGATGCTGGCCGACGGGCTGGTCAGCGTCAACGACCAGCCGGAGCTCAGACGAGGACGCCAGCTGGCCGACGGCGACGTCGTCACCGTCTCGGGACAGTCCCTGCGCGTCAGCATGGTTACCGGCGAGTAG
- a CDS encoding thiolase family protein, translating into MPRTLSEVVFVEGVRTPFGKAGDRGIYAQTRADDLVVKCIRELLRRHPELPTEQVAEVAIAATTQIGDQGLTLGRTAALLSGLPNTTPGYSIDRMCAGAMTAVTNVASAIAFGAYDVAIAGGVEHMGRHPMGEGVDPNPRIMTDKLVDESALVMGATAENLHDRFPSLTKDRTDAFAVGSQTKLAAAYAAGKIQPDLVEVALRHQELGWGLATTDEPPRPGTTLTSLADLKTPFRPHGRITAGNSAGLNDGATACIMASEQAATELGLPIGMRLVTYAFVGVEPEVMGIGPVPATEKALRTAGLSIDDIGLYELNEAFAVQVLAFLDHFGIADDDPRVNEYGGAIATGHPLASSGVRLMTQLARQFVDHPEVRYGLTAMCIGIGMGGSVIWENPHHADYVSSAGTDGKVA; encoded by the coding sequence ATGCCCCGCACCCTGAGCGAGGTCGTCTTCGTCGAGGGCGTCCGCACGCCCTTCGGCAAGGCCGGCGACCGGGGCATCTACGCCCAGACGCGCGCCGACGACCTGGTCGTCAAGTGCATCCGCGAGCTGCTGCGCCGCCACCCCGAGCTGCCCACGGAGCAGGTCGCCGAGGTCGCCATCGCCGCCACGACCCAGATCGGTGACCAGGGCCTGACCCTCGGCCGCACGGCCGCCCTGCTCTCGGGCCTGCCGAACACCACCCCGGGCTACTCGATCGACCGCATGTGCGCCGGGGCGATGACTGCCGTGACCAACGTCGCGAGCGCGATCGCCTTCGGGGCCTACGACGTCGCGATCGCCGGTGGCGTCGAGCACATGGGGCGCCACCCGATGGGTGAGGGCGTCGACCCCAACCCGCGGATCATGACCGACAAGCTGGTCGACGAGTCGGCGCTCGTCATGGGCGCCACGGCCGAGAACCTGCACGACCGCTTCCCCTCGCTGACCAAGGACCGCACCGACGCCTTCGCCGTCGGCTCCCAGACCAAGCTCGCCGCCGCCTACGCCGCAGGCAAGATCCAGCCCGACCTGGTCGAGGTCGCCCTGCGCCACCAGGAGCTCGGCTGGGGTCTGGCCACGACCGACGAGCCGCCCCGACCGGGCACGACCCTGACGAGCCTGGCCGACCTCAAGACCCCGTTCCGCCCGCACGGGCGGATCACGGCCGGCAACAGCGCCGGCCTCAACGACGGCGCCACCGCCTGCATCATGGCCAGCGAGCAGGCCGCGACCGAACTGGGGCTGCCGATCGGTATGCGCCTGGTCACCTACGCGTTCGTCGGTGTCGAGCCCGAGGTCATGGGCATCGGCCCGGTGCCGGCCACCGAGAAGGCGCTGCGTACCGCCGGCCTCAGCATCGACGACATCGGGCTCTACGAGCTCAACGAGGCCTTTGCCGTCCAGGTGCTCGCCTTCCTCGACCACTTCGGCATCGCCGACGACGACCCTCGCGTCAACGAGTACGGCGGAGCCATCGCCACCGGTCACCCGCTCGCCTCCTCCGGTGTGCGCCTGATGACGCAGCTGGCCCGCCAGTTCGTCGACCACCCCGAGGTGCGCTACGGCCTGACCGCCATGTGCATCGGCATCGGCATGGGTGGCTCGGTCATCTGGGAGAACCCGCACCACGCCGACTACGTCAGCTCGGCTGGGACCGACGGGAAGGTGGCCTGA